A region from the Candidatus Magasanikbacteria bacterium genome encodes:
- a CDS encoding peptidoglycan DD-metalloendopeptidase family protein produces the protein MRKGLIFLFIFLVGLIALPIFVFSQEEESENMQEEVVSAEVEMLNQRIKEKQDKIKQIEKSIANYKNKIKSKRLEAISLSNQMSILDNRVAQVELDIEFTKEKLDVLNLEIEQLELSIYENKEVMDRQKIMIAELIRTLHQNKDRNFIEVLATYNSFSEFYNGLQYLETVEEGLGQSVYSLKVAKVQLDEKKDERETKKDSYLKLNDKLQEKKKDLEENVFNKETLLVQTKASERTFKTLVGNLRSQYEQIEGEIQGIEEQMRKKLEGGNKLENINTGGNFMLSWPVPSRYVTSYFHDPDYPYRHVFEHNAIDIRASQGTPLKAAAAGYVAKARRCYASTCYSYIMIIHSGGFTTVYGHPSSISVNVDQFVAKGDIIGYSGGTPGTNGAGPFVTGPHLHFELRKNGIPVNPLAYLPH, from the coding sequence ATGAGAAAAGGACTTATATTTTTATTTATTTTTTTGGTTGGCTTGATAGCTTTGCCTATTTTTGTATTTTCACAAGAAGAAGAATCAGAGAATATGCAGGAAGAGGTGGTTTCAGCAGAAGTTGAAATGTTAAACCAACGAATAAAAGAAAAGCAAGATAAGATAAAACAAATAGAAAAAAGTATTGCAAATTATAAAAATAAAATAAAGTCAAAAAGATTAGAAGCTATTTCACTTTCAAACCAGATGTCTATTTTGGATAATAGGGTGGCTCAAGTAGAGTTAGACATAGAGTTTACAAAAGAAAAATTAGATGTTTTAAATTTAGAAATAGAACAGTTAGAGTTGTCAATTTATGAAAATAAAGAGGTAATGGATAGGCAAAAAATTATGATCGCAGAGCTTATACGAACCCTCCATCAAAATAAAGATAGAAATTTTATAGAAGTTTTGGCTACTTACAATTCTTTTTCAGAGTTTTACAATGGTTTGCAGTATCTAGAAACAGTAGAAGAAGGTTTGGGGCAAAGCGTCTATTCATTAAAAGTTGCAAAAGTACAATTAGATGAAAAAAAAGACGAAAGAGAAACCAAAAAAGATAGCTATTTAAAGTTAAACGATAAATTACAAGAAAAAAAGAAAGATTTGGAAGAGAATGTGTTTAATAAAGAGACATTACTTGTTCAAACAAAAGCGTCTGAAAGAACATTTAAAACCTTGGTCGGCAACCTAAGAAGTCAATACGAGCAAATAGAAGGTGAGATACAAGGAATTGAAGAGCAAATGCGTAAAAAATTGGAAGGAGGAAATAAACTGGAAAATATAAATACAGGAGGTAATTTTATGTTGTCATGGCCAGTTCCCAGTAGGTATGTCACCTCTTATTTTCATGATCCAGACTATCCATACCGACATGTTTTTGAGCATAATGCTATAGATATTAGAGCAAGCCAAGGTACACCACTTAAGGCTGCTGCAGCTGGGTATGTAGCAAAAGCCAGAAGGTGTTACGCATCTACTTGTTATAGTTATATTATGATTATTCACTCCGGAGGCTTTACTACTGTGTATGGTCATCCTAGTAGTATATCAGTAAATGTAGATCAGTTTGTTGCAAAAGGGGACATAATAGGCTATTCTGGAGGAACACCAGGTACAAATGGTGCCGGACCTTTTGTAACTGGACCTCACCTACACTTTGAATTGCGAAAAAATGGTATTCCTGTAAATCCGTTGGCTTATTTGCCACACTAA